The following coding sequences lie in one Bordetella genomosp. 9 genomic window:
- the ydiJ gene encoding D-2-hydroxyglutarate dehydrogenase YdiJ, which produces MAIARLPLHSTIQPPYRAFLDDLAASGFRGEIDARESLRTVLSTDNSIYQREPQAAVFPRDEEDVQRVARLLAQPRHRAVAAAPRGGGTGTNGQSLTEGIVVDLSRHMNRILEIDPAARRVRVQAGVVKDQLNAALKPHGLFFAPELSTSNRATIGGMVSTDASGQGSCTYGKTRHHVLALDTVFLGGERHVSEAVDDARLDALCARDDRVGAAYRYARRIPIEHGDAIARVFPPLNRSLTGYDLAHLREADGRFNLNSVLCGAEGSLAFVVGATLNVLPIPKHSVLVNVRYASFMDALRDAKALMAMRPLSIETVDSKVLALAMKDIVWRGVADFFPEDGAAPTRGINLVEFSGDDPADLRARVAAFLEHLRADRGVQRLGHTLAEGHAAVERVYGMRKRAVGLLGNVAGESRPQPFVEDTAVPPEHLADYIAEFRALLDGHGLEYGMFGHVDAGVLHVRPALDMKDPAQAALVRPISDAVAALTQKYGGLLWGEHGKGVRSEYVPAFFGPLYPVLQQLKAAFDPYNQLNPGKIATPAESEAVLLKVDQVPRRGDRDSQIDERVWQSYGAAMHCNGNGACYNYDPDDAMCPSWKATRDRVHSPKGRASLIREWLRRQQVEGVDVLAAAASAPSFLRGLPARWRNDRARRRGEADFSHQVYDAMAGCLACKSCAGQCPVKVNVPAFRARFLQLYHTRYGRPLRDYLIGSLEYLLPLLARLPGLYNATMRAPAVRALMARGAGMADSPLLSRYDWTRRMKALGARDARPADLQALTEDQRARSVIFVQDAFTRYFDTPVAAAFVELAVRIGCTVYIAPFLPNGKPLHVHGFLRAFNRAARRNAARLKELAASGVPLVGLDPAMTLTYRQEYREALGDDGCPPVALPQEWLARVLPALPGDGTCYRLLAHCTEKTNAPDSAAQWKTLFARAGLALHAQASGCCGMSGTYGHETRNVETSRRIFEQSWAPIVDAQDDQGECLATGYSCRSQMHRMRARTLRHPVQVLLERYSALMPSPLMMSAKRLISD; this is translated from the coding sequence GTGGCAATCGCCCGCCTTCCCCTCCACTCGACGATCCAGCCGCCGTACCGCGCTTTCCTCGACGATCTGGCGGCCAGCGGCTTTCGGGGCGAAATCGACGCGCGCGAGAGCTTGCGCACGGTTCTGTCGACCGACAACTCGATCTACCAGCGCGAGCCGCAGGCGGCCGTTTTCCCGAGGGATGAGGAAGACGTGCAGCGGGTCGCACGGCTATTGGCGCAGCCACGCCACCGGGCCGTGGCGGCGGCCCCGCGCGGGGGCGGCACGGGGACCAACGGGCAGTCGCTGACCGAAGGCATCGTGGTCGACCTGTCGCGGCATATGAACCGCATCCTGGAAATCGATCCCGCGGCGCGCCGCGTCCGGGTGCAGGCCGGGGTCGTGAAGGACCAGCTGAACGCCGCGCTGAAGCCGCACGGGTTGTTTTTCGCACCGGAACTGTCGACCTCGAATCGCGCCACCATCGGCGGCATGGTCAGCACCGACGCCAGCGGACAGGGCAGCTGTACCTACGGCAAGACCAGGCATCACGTCCTGGCCCTGGACACGGTTTTCCTGGGCGGCGAACGGCATGTGAGCGAAGCGGTGGACGATGCGCGGCTCGATGCGCTGTGCGCGCGCGACGATCGCGTCGGCGCGGCCTACCGATACGCGCGGCGGATTCCAATCGAGCATGGGGACGCCATTGCCCGGGTGTTTCCCCCGCTGAACCGCAGCCTGACGGGCTACGACCTGGCGCATCTGCGCGAAGCCGATGGACGCTTCAATCTGAACAGCGTGCTGTGCGGCGCGGAAGGTTCGCTTGCTTTCGTGGTGGGCGCCACCCTGAACGTCCTGCCGATACCGAAGCATTCGGTGCTGGTGAACGTGCGCTACGCGAGTTTCATGGATGCCCTGCGCGACGCCAAGGCGCTGATGGCGATGCGTCCGTTGTCCATCGAAACGGTGGACTCAAAAGTGCTGGCGCTGGCCATGAAGGACATCGTGTGGCGCGGCGTGGCCGACTTCTTCCCGGAAGACGGCGCGGCGCCGACGCGCGGCATCAACCTGGTGGAATTCTCCGGCGACGACCCCGCGGACCTGCGCGCGCGCGTCGCCGCCTTCCTCGAACATCTGCGGGCCGACCGCGGCGTCCAGCGGCTGGGCCATACGCTTGCCGAGGGCCATGCGGCGGTGGAGCGCGTTTACGGCATGCGCAAGCGCGCCGTAGGCCTGCTCGGCAACGTCGCGGGAGAAAGCCGTCCCCAGCCCTTCGTGGAAGACACCGCGGTGCCGCCGGAACACCTGGCCGACTACATCGCCGAATTCCGCGCCTTGCTGGACGGTCATGGGTTGGAGTACGGCATGTTCGGCCATGTGGACGCCGGCGTGCTGCACGTCCGTCCCGCACTGGACATGAAGGACCCGGCGCAGGCAGCCCTGGTCCGTCCCATTTCCGACGCCGTGGCGGCGTTGACTCAGAAGTACGGCGGACTGCTCTGGGGCGAACATGGCAAGGGCGTGCGATCGGAATACGTGCCGGCGTTCTTCGGGCCCTTGTATCCGGTGCTGCAGCAGCTGAAGGCGGCATTCGATCCGTACAACCAGTTGAACCCCGGAAAGATCGCCACGCCGGCGGAAAGCGAGGCGGTGCTGCTGAAGGTCGACCAGGTGCCCAGGCGCGGCGACCGCGACAGCCAGATCGACGAACGGGTATGGCAAAGCTACGGAGCGGCCATGCATTGCAACGGCAACGGCGCCTGCTACAACTACGACCCGGACGATGCCATGTGTCCGTCCTGGAAGGCGACGCGCGACCGCGTGCATTCGCCCAAGGGGCGCGCCTCGCTGATACGCGAATGGCTGCGGCGGCAGCAGGTCGAAGGCGTGGACGTGCTGGCGGCCGCGGCGTCGGCGCCATCGTTCCTGCGCGGCCTGCCGGCCCGCTGGCGCAACGACCGCGCCCGGCGCCGCGGCGAAGCGGACTTTTCGCACCAGGTCTACGACGCCATGGCTGGCTGTCTGGCGTGCAAATCCTGTGCGGGCCAGTGTCCGGTCAAGGTCAATGTGCCGGCGTTTCGCGCGCGCTTCCTGCAGCTTTATCACACGCGCTATGGCCGGCCGCTGCGGGACTACCTGATCGGGTCGCTGGAGTACCTGCTGCCGCTGCTGGCAAGGCTGCCAGGGCTCTACAACGCCACGATGCGCGCGCCTGCGGTTCGCGCGCTCATGGCCCGCGGCGCCGGCATGGCGGACAGTCCCCTGCTTAGCCGCTATGACTGGACGCGCCGCATGAAGGCGCTGGGCGCCCGCGACGCGCGGCCCGCGGACCTCCAGGCCTTGACGGAAGACCAGCGTGCCCGCAGCGTCATCTTCGTGCAGGACGCGTTCACGCGCTATTTCGATACGCCCGTTGCAGCGGCCTTCGTCGAGCTGGCCGTGCGCATCGGCTGCACGGTCTATATCGCGCCGTTCCTGCCAAACGGCAAACCGCTGCACGTTCATGGGTTCCTGCGCGCGTTCAATCGCGCCGCGCGCCGCAACGCGGCGCGATTGAAGGAACTGGCGGCAAGCGGCGTCCCGCTGGTCGGGCTGGATCCCGCAATGACGCTGACGTACCGGCAGGAGTATCGCGAGGCATTGGGCGACGACGGGTGTCCGCCCGTGGCGCTGCCGCAGGAATGGCTGGCGCGCGTTTTGCCCGCCCTGCCGGGCGACGGCACGTGCTACCGCCTGCTGGCGCATTGCACGGAAAAAACCAATGCGCCGGACAGCGCGGCGCAATGGAAGACCCTGTTCGCCCGCGCTGGACTGGCCCTGCACGCGCAAGCCAGCGGATGCTGCGGGATGTCGGGCACCTACGGCCACGAGACGCGCAACGTGGAGACGTCGCGCCGCATCTTCGAGCAGTCCTGGGCGCCCATTGTGGATGCCCAGGACGATCAGGGCGAATGCCTGGCGACGGGCTACTCCTGCCGCAGTCAGATGCACCGCATGCGCGCACGCACGCTGCGCCATCCGGTGCAGGTGCTGCTGGAGCGTTATTCCGCCTTGATGCCCAGTCCGTTGATGATGTCGGCGAAGCGCTTGATCTCCGACTGA
- a CDS encoding Bug family tripartite tricarboxylate transporter substrate binding protein, translated as MRRLLSHRLGRLAGGLTLALCAGIAHADYPDRPIQAVSPYAAGGANDFLTRLMAQQMAGVMDAKIVVENRAGANGIVGAGYVAKSAPDGYTLLMGNSATHGTNPTLYKPLSYDPNADFAPVGMVASVPIVLAVNSNLGVNSVAELIAYGKSHPGKLAFGSSGVGGTGHLCGEAFKAATGLDMVHVPYKGDAPAVADAMGGQVSMAFVGVASAAPLVASGKIKILGVASTHRSGSLPKVPTFAEAGYKDLQFAQWYALFARAGTPQPVIDKLNQATRTVLGKDDVKKSLATQGADPEYMTPDQLRTFYQSEIKRFADIINGLGIKAE; from the coding sequence ATGAGACGACTGCTTTCCCATCGCCTGGGCCGCCTGGCCGGCGGCCTGACGCTCGCGCTGTGCGCCGGCATCGCCCACGCGGACTACCCCGATCGGCCGATCCAGGCTGTCTCGCCTTATGCGGCCGGCGGCGCCAACGACTTCCTGACGCGCCTGATGGCGCAACAGATGGCCGGCGTGATGGACGCCAAGATCGTGGTCGAGAACCGCGCCGGCGCCAACGGCATCGTGGGAGCGGGCTACGTCGCCAAATCCGCGCCCGATGGATACACACTGCTGATGGGCAACAGCGCAACCCACGGCACCAACCCCACTTTGTACAAGCCGCTGTCCTACGATCCGAACGCGGACTTCGCCCCGGTCGGCATGGTCGCGTCCGTGCCCATCGTGCTGGCCGTCAATAGCAACCTTGGCGTGAACAGCGTGGCGGAACTGATCGCCTACGGCAAGTCGCACCCCGGCAAGCTGGCATTCGGCAGCAGCGGCGTGGGCGGCACCGGGCACCTGTGCGGCGAGGCGTTCAAGGCCGCGACCGGCCTGGACATGGTGCACGTTCCCTACAAGGGTGACGCCCCCGCCGTGGCGGACGCCATGGGCGGACAGGTATCCATGGCGTTCGTCGGCGTGGCGTCGGCCGCGCCGCTGGTGGCGTCGGGCAAGATCAAGATTCTGGGCGTGGCGAGCACGCACCGGTCGGGCTCCCTGCCCAAGGTTCCCACCTTCGCGGAAGCGGGATACAAAGACCTGCAGTTCGCGCAGTGGTACGCGTTGTTCGCGCGCGCAGGCACGCCGCAGCCCGTCATCGACAAGCTGAACCAGGCGACCCGGACGGTGCTCGGGAAGGACGACGTCAAGAAAAGCCTGGCGACCCAGGGCGCCGACCCCGAGTACATGACGCCGGATCAGCTCCGCACGTTCTATCAGTCGGAGATCAAGCGCTTCGCCGACATCATCAACGGACTGGGCATCAAGGCGGAATAA
- a CDS encoding hydroxymethylglutaryl-CoA lyase → MSRPRLYIQEVAPRDGLQNEARFVETQDKIRFIDALSACGYAKIEATSFTSPKAIPALRDAEIVMHEIARRPGVVYTALVPNVRGAERALSCGVDEVNLVMSVSETHNRANLRMSREESFAQLSDIVGAVRASGSAVAVNVSLSTVFGCPMEGDIDRYEVFELMDRFAQRGVDGITLCDTTGMAYPVQVGEIAAQARSLFPGLTLTLHFHNTRGMALANTLAALDAGVDRFDASLGGIGGCPYAPGASGNVCTEELVHMLELQGYDTGVNLAGILAVAETLPGLIGHDVPSQILKAGTRERRHPAPCA, encoded by the coding sequence ATGAGCAGGCCCAGACTGTACATCCAGGAAGTTGCGCCGCGGGACGGTCTTCAGAACGAAGCCCGCTTCGTCGAAACCCAGGACAAGATCCGCTTCATCGACGCGCTGTCGGCGTGCGGTTACGCCAAGATCGAGGCGACGTCCTTTACTTCGCCCAAGGCCATTCCCGCCCTGCGCGATGCCGAAATCGTCATGCATGAGATCGCGCGCCGGCCCGGTGTGGTCTATACGGCGTTGGTGCCGAACGTCCGGGGCGCCGAGCGCGCACTGTCGTGCGGCGTGGATGAGGTCAACCTGGTCATGTCGGTCAGCGAGACGCATAACCGCGCCAATCTGCGGATGTCCCGCGAAGAGTCCTTTGCCCAGCTGTCGGACATCGTTGGCGCCGTGCGCGCAAGCGGCAGCGCGGTGGCGGTGAACGTGTCGCTGTCCACGGTGTTCGGCTGCCCGATGGAGGGGGATATCGACCGCTACGAAGTGTTCGAGCTGATGGACCGTTTCGCCCAGCGCGGCGTGGACGGCATCACGCTTTGCGATACCACCGGCATGGCGTATCCGGTGCAGGTGGGCGAGATTGCGGCGCAGGCCAGATCGCTCTTTCCCGGCCTGACGCTGACGCTGCATTTCCACAATACGCGAGGCATGGCGCTGGCCAACACACTGGCCGCGCTGGATGCCGGAGTGGACCGCTTCGATGCGTCGCTGGGCGGCATCGGCGGGTGCCCCTACGCGCCGGGCGCCAGCGGCAATGTGTGCACCGAGGAGTTGGTGCACATGCTGGAGCTGCAGGGGTACGACACGGGCGTGAACCTGGCGGGCATCCTGGCCGTGGCCGAGACGCTGCCTGGCCTGATAGGCCATGACGTGCCGAGCCAGATCCTGAAGGCCGGGACGCGCGAGCGCCGCCACCCTGCACCATGCGCGTGA
- a CDS encoding enoyl-CoA hydratase, with the protein MTQSGRSGSSSADPVNAAGDAGLRQTRHGGVLVLTLDRPERRNALSLALYEALLAALRDAGTDDSIGAVVLTGAGQAFCAGGDVARMAGAADAPPPAFENKMRGLRRRATISELLHTMPKPTIAMMRGPAVGAGLSLALACDLRYADTSARLRTGFVNVGLPGDFGGHYFLPRLVGMAKARELYLTSPMLDAAAALSIGLVNAVLAPDALEPAVLEIASRLADGPRTAIAHIKGNLNDGLHLGLSEMLDRECWRHVRCQETEDHREAARAFVEKRAPRFGKAGA; encoded by the coding sequence GTGACCCAAAGCGGACGCTCGGGATCGTCATCGGCCGACCCGGTCAATGCGGCAGGCGACGCCGGCCTGCGGCAGACCCGGCATGGCGGTGTGTTGGTCTTGACCCTTGACCGTCCGGAGCGCCGCAATGCCTTGAGCCTGGCGCTCTACGAAGCACTGCTCGCGGCCCTGCGGGACGCCGGCACCGATGATTCGATCGGCGCAGTGGTCCTGACCGGCGCGGGGCAGGCGTTTTGCGCGGGCGGCGATGTGGCTCGAATGGCGGGGGCCGCCGATGCGCCGCCGCCGGCCTTCGAGAACAAGATGCGCGGCCTGCGTCGCCGCGCCACGATCAGCGAACTGCTGCACACCATGCCCAAGCCCACCATCGCGATGATGCGTGGACCGGCCGTGGGCGCGGGCCTGAGCCTGGCGCTGGCCTGCGACCTGCGCTATGCGGACACGTCGGCGCGTCTGCGCACCGGTTTTGTCAACGTCGGCCTGCCCGGCGACTTCGGCGGCCATTACTTCCTGCCGCGGTTGGTGGGCATGGCCAAGGCGCGTGAACTGTACCTGACGTCGCCCATGCTGGACGCCGCCGCCGCGCTGTCGATCGGACTGGTCAACGCGGTGCTGGCGCCGGACGCGCTGGAGCCGGCGGTGCTGGAAATCGCGAGCCGTCTGGCCGATGGACCGCGCACCGCCATCGCGCACATCAAAGGCAATCTCAACGATGGATTGCATCTCGGTTTGAGCGAGATGCTGGATCGCGAGTGCTGGCGGCATGTCCGCTGCCAGGAGACCGAGGATCACCGCGAAGCGGCCCGCGCCTTCGTGGAGAAGCGGGCGCCCCGTTTCGGCAAGGCGGGCGCTTGA
- a CDS encoding 3-oxoacid CoA-transferase subunit B — protein MIKGLSRQEMARVAAQDIPEGSCVNLGIGVPTLIADYVPAGRELLLHSEQGLLGLGPAAAPGEEDPDVLNAGKQFVTLLPGASVFSHSDSFLMVRGGHIDIACLGAFQVAANGDLANWSTDAPGQIPGVGGAMDLAAGAAQVWVLMEHCQKSGEPRILERCTYPLTAAGCVDRVYTDLAMIEVTPAGLVVARIADGLDFSTLQSLTAAPLTLSPDCQPYRPAMDEPAAARAAPKGV, from the coding sequence ATGATCAAAGGACTTAGCCGCCAGGAAATGGCGCGTGTCGCGGCGCAGGACATTCCGGAAGGCAGCTGCGTCAACCTGGGCATCGGCGTGCCCACGCTGATCGCCGACTACGTGCCGGCCGGACGCGAGCTGCTGCTGCACAGCGAGCAGGGCCTGCTGGGTCTGGGACCGGCGGCCGCGCCGGGCGAGGAGGATCCCGATGTGCTGAACGCCGGCAAGCAATTCGTGACGCTGCTGCCGGGCGCTTCGGTATTCAGTCACAGCGATTCCTTCCTGATGGTGCGCGGCGGCCATATCGACATTGCCTGCCTGGGCGCCTTCCAGGTTGCCGCGAACGGAGACCTGGCCAACTGGAGCACCGATGCGCCGGGGCAGATACCCGGGGTGGGCGGCGCGATGGACCTGGCCGCCGGCGCGGCGCAGGTGTGGGTGCTGATGGAGCATTGCCAGAAGTCGGGCGAGCCCCGCATCCTGGAGCGATGCACCTATCCGCTGACCGCGGCCGGCTGCGTCGACCGCGTGTACACGGACCTGGCCATGATCGAGGTTACGCCCGCCGGACTGGTGGTTGCGCGCATCGCCGACGGCCTCGATTTTTCAACCCTGCAATCGCTGACCGCCGCGCCGCTGACGCTCAGCCCCGATTGCCAGCCTTATCGTCCGGCCATGGACGAACCGGCCGCGGCCCGCGCGGCGCCAAAAGGAGTTTGA
- a CDS encoding LysR substrate-binding domain-containing protein: MNPRQLLPSMSQLVAFEAAARHESYTRAATELSLTQGAVSRQVQALEATLGARLFQRSGREVALTDVGRLYLRELAPALERIRGATLQALAFQSGHGTLRLATLPTFGSKWLLPRLHRFYAAHPGTLIHLHSRIRPFDFNTSDIDAAIAVGSGDWPDLAAHRLHTEHHVLIGSPDIVTPKFRLTQKGLGEHLLLSVATHPQGWSEWLRHHGLTHRGMRMGPSFELTSHLIQAVMAGIGIGLVPRVLVEEELRLGQLATAGDAVASRRNYYLVYPPRNAALPALTAFRGWLLQEIGPQE; the protein is encoded by the coding sequence ATGAATCCCCGTCAGCTTTTGCCGTCCATGTCGCAGCTGGTTGCCTTCGAGGCGGCCGCCCGGCACGAAAGCTATACGCGCGCCGCCACCGAACTTTCGCTGACGCAGGGGGCGGTCAGCCGGCAGGTACAGGCCCTGGAAGCCACGCTGGGCGCGCGCCTGTTCCAGCGCTCGGGGCGGGAGGTCGCGCTGACCGACGTCGGGCGGCTGTATCTGCGCGAGCTGGCGCCCGCCCTGGAGCGGATACGCGGCGCGACGCTGCAGGCGCTGGCCTTCCAGTCCGGACACGGCACGCTCAGGCTAGCCACGCTGCCCACGTTCGGCTCCAAATGGCTGTTGCCGCGGCTGCACCGCTTCTATGCAGCGCATCCCGGCACGCTCATTCACCTGCACTCGCGCATCCGCCCCTTCGATTTCAATACCTCGGACATCGACGCCGCCATCGCCGTCGGCAGCGGCGACTGGCCGGACCTGGCCGCACACCGCCTGCATACCGAACACCACGTGCTGATCGGCAGCCCGGACATTGTCACGCCGAAGTTCAGACTGACGCAGAAGGGCCTGGGCGAGCACCTGTTGCTTAGCGTCGCGACGCATCCGCAGGGCTGGAGCGAGTGGCTGCGGCATCATGGGCTGACCCATCGCGGAATGCGCATGGGCCCGAGCTTCGAACTGACCTCGCATCTGATCCAGGCCGTCATGGCGGGCATCGGCATCGGCCTGGTGCCCCGCGTGCTGGTGGAAGAAGAACTGCGGCTGGGACAACTCGCCACGGCGGGCGATGCGGTGGCCAGCCGCCGCAACTATTACCTGGTCTACCCGCCGCGCAACGCGGCCTTGCCCGCGTTGACGGCGTTCCGCGGCTGGCTTCTGCAGGAGATCGGGCCGCAGGAATGA
- a CDS encoding IclR family transcriptional regulator, which produces MSPTTPAPATSAAVGTQTLHRAVALLRLITAHNRTGSRLVDLYRRTGLERPTAHRILQGMIAEQLIRQDSKSKRYYLGSLLYEMGLAAAPKLALRDICHPYLEAIAEHTGDTVFMTVRSGFDGVCVARADGSFPIKMFVHDVGRHRPLNVGAGGLAVLSALPDEDVQRICRINVERTRRKNPRFTEAQLRASIAATRRRGYATNKVMDDPPVHSVGLVVRYPDGSPAAGISVSTLASRLGKDRLEMVVRCLGDAVESIEAELRKHIERGSDV; this is translated from the coding sequence ATGAGCCCGACCACGCCCGCCCCCGCCACGTCCGCCGCCGTGGGCACACAGACTTTGCATCGCGCCGTGGCGCTGCTGCGGCTGATCACCGCGCACAACCGCACGGGCAGCCGCCTGGTGGACCTGTACCGGCGCACCGGACTGGAACGCCCCACGGCGCACCGCATCCTGCAAGGGATGATCGCCGAACAGCTGATCCGCCAGGACAGCAAATCGAAACGCTATTACCTGGGCTCGCTGCTTTACGAAATGGGCCTGGCCGCCGCGCCCAAGCTGGCGTTGCGCGATATCTGCCACCCCTACCTGGAAGCGATCGCCGAACACACAGGCGACACGGTTTTCATGACCGTCCGTTCGGGTTTCGACGGCGTGTGCGTGGCGCGCGCCGATGGCTCCTTTCCGATCAAGATGTTCGTCCATGACGTCGGCCGGCATCGGCCCTTGAACGTCGGCGCCGGCGGCCTGGCGGTGCTCAGCGCCCTGCCCGACGAAGACGTGCAGCGCATTTGCCGCATCAACGTCGAGCGCACGCGGCGCAAGAATCCGCGCTTCACCGAGGCGCAGCTGCGCGCGAGCATCGCTGCCACCCGGCGGCGCGGTTATGCGACCAACAAGGTCATGGACGATCCGCCGGTGCATTCGGTGGGACTCGTAGTCCGCTATCCGGACGGTTCGCCCGCCGCGGGCATCAGCGTATCCACCCTTGCGTCCCGTCTGGGCAAGGACAGACTGGAGATGGTCGTCCGGTGCCTCGGCGACGCGGTGGAATCGATCGAAGCCGAGCTGCGCAAGCACATCGAACGCGGGAGCGACGTCTGA
- a CDS encoding 3-oxoacid CoA-transferase subunit A gives MIDKRVKHIADAVAGIKDGDVLLVGGFGSSGRPAELMQGVLELGVRDLTIVANNATIGPDIMGELMRAGRIRKMVCSFPRGLQGKTIFDELYAAGKIELELVPQGTLAERIRAGAAGIAGFFTRTAAGTRLAEGKETRIIDGQEYVLEAPLRGDVALIKALRGDRWGNLVYHRGARINNPVMAGAARLAVAQVSEIVELGALDPEHIVTPANFIDRLVEVPQ, from the coding sequence ATGATCGATAAACGCGTCAAACACATCGCGGACGCCGTCGCGGGCATCAAGGACGGCGACGTGCTGCTGGTGGGCGGCTTCGGCTCCTCGGGCCGGCCCGCCGAACTCATGCAAGGCGTGCTGGAGCTGGGCGTGCGCGACCTGACCATCGTCGCGAACAACGCCACGATCGGCCCGGACATCATGGGCGAACTGATGCGGGCCGGCCGTATACGAAAAATGGTGTGCTCGTTCCCGCGCGGCCTGCAGGGCAAGACCATCTTCGACGAGCTGTATGCCGCGGGCAAGATCGAGCTGGAACTGGTGCCGCAAGGAACCCTGGCCGAACGCATCCGTGCCGGCGCCGCGGGCATCGCCGGATTCTTCACTCGGACGGCGGCCGGAACGCGGCTGGCCGAAGGCAAGGAGACCCGCATCATCGACGGCCAGGAATACGTACTGGAAGCGCCCTTGCGCGGCGACGTCGCCCTGATCAAGGCATTGCGCGGCGACCGCTGGGGCAACCTGGTCTATCACCGCGGCGCCCGCATCAACAACCCCGTGATGGCCGGCGCGGCGAGACTCGCCGTCGCGCAGGTCAGCGAAATCGTCGAGCTGGGCGCCCTGGACCCGGAGCACATCGTTACGCCCGCCAATTTCATCGACCGGCTCGTGGAGGTCCCGCAATGA
- a CDS encoding SDR family oxidoreductase, with translation MSKLCEGRVVIVTGAARGIGREYALQLAAHGAKVVVNDLGVSRDGIGQDLSAAQAVVDEIRAAGGEAIANGDDVSDWEGARHMIESTVAHYGDLHALVNNAGILRDRMMVNMEEGEWDAVIRVHLKGTFAPSHHAAVHWRAKQKATGEPVDARIINTSSSSGLYGNVGQSNYGAAKAGVAAMTIIGARELKRYGVTVNAISPHAQTRMTEGLRERTPEEIEARHPRWIAPVVVWLASRESSDVTGRVFEVGGGFLSAMEGWHRGPEAEPIDDATRIGPVLQDLARRARRNADMKGKDLD, from the coding sequence ATGAGCAAGTTATGTGAGGGGCGCGTGGTCATCGTGACCGGCGCGGCACGCGGCATCGGCCGCGAGTATGCGCTGCAGCTGGCTGCGCACGGGGCCAAGGTGGTCGTGAACGATCTTGGCGTGTCGCGGGACGGCATCGGCCAGGACCTGAGCGCCGCGCAGGCCGTCGTCGATGAAATCCGCGCCGCGGGCGGGGAGGCCATCGCCAACGGCGACGACGTCTCGGATTGGGAAGGCGCCCGTCACATGATCGAAAGCACCGTGGCGCACTACGGCGACCTGCACGCACTCGTGAACAACGCCGGCATCCTGCGAGACCGGATGATGGTGAATATGGAAGAGGGCGAGTGGGACGCCGTCATCCGCGTGCATCTGAAGGGCACGTTTGCGCCGTCGCACCACGCGGCGGTGCATTGGCGGGCGAAACAGAAGGCGACGGGCGAACCGGTCGATGCCCGCATCATCAATACGTCGTCCTCGTCCGGCCTGTACGGCAACGTCGGGCAGTCCAACTACGGCGCGGCCAAGGCGGGGGTTGCAGCCATGACGATCATCGGCGCCCGCGAACTCAAACGCTATGGCGTAACCGTGAACGCGATTTCGCCGCATGCGCAGACGCGCATGACCGAAGGACTGCGCGAGCGCACGCCGGAAGAGATCGAAGCCCGGCATCCGCGCTGGATCGCGCCCGTGGTGGTATGGCTGGCCAGCCGGGAAAGCAGCGACGTGACGGGGCGCGTCTTTGAAGTGGGCGGCGGTTTCCTGTCCGCCATGGAAGGCTGGCATCGCGGGCCGGAAGCCGAGCCGATCGACGACGCCACGCGCATCGGTCCGGTGCTGCAGGACCTCGCGCGCCGGGCGCGCCGCAACGCCGATATGAAGGGCAAGGATCTGGATTGA